The Malus sylvestris chromosome 8, drMalSylv7.2, whole genome shotgun sequence genomic interval ATCAAATTTTTGTAAGTTACAAGGGTTTGCTAAGTTTTAAACAAATATGAGCTTTCACTGGCTTATGATCAGAACTATGAATGTCGTCCATTGACCAGTAGGAATGCAAAGTTGCCTTGATTTCGTCGGAGTCTTGCGTCTTGAACAAAATCCGGTCGGTCCACGAGGGCACTCTCACCTGAAAAGGTCCGTTGGTGAGGACTGAAGAACCAAATGTAATTATACTTACAATTACAAATGGTAAAATGTGCATGTGATTAGAGATGAAATATTAACTATACATACCTTGTAACTTGTATCATAGTTGCTACTTCCAATGTCATATTTATATGTGGGCTTGAACGTTAATGTGCCCTCACTATAACCTTCGAAGATTTGTCCTCTCCCAGCCTCTTGTAACAGTTGGTCGTTGCAAGTGAGTAGCTGCATTGCAtgtaaacacacaaattaagatCAAACAGATATCTTGATGAGCTAGCTAATTAACTCTGAAATCAATTAGTTTCAGTTGAAGTTTCTTTTATCTTTGTCTGATGTGCCAAAACATGATAATAAAATACTTTCATCGTTCGATCGGTCTACCGTATGAACACGTACTCAACGTGAACACTTTGATAATACTATTATAAGTGGTGCATTTGGCGTATTGAGTAGTGTGTCACTGTTTTAAAGATCTACTACACTATTTGGTTAGTTAGTCAACCGTGACACTGTCTGATTGGCTACAACGTGTTGGTCAATTGGTGCCCTAGAAAAATTGCATCAAACGggccaaatgaaaaaaaatgaagtgatgaagAAAACTTACTCTCTGGAGATCATTGTTGATTAGGTTTCTTGCCGGGTAGGAGTCGATTCCTTGTATTCTGTAGTTGAGATCTCCCAACCAAACAGTGATTTGGGGAGGTTTCGCATAAGGATTCAACTTTTCGAAGAAAAGAGATTCTGATACGTTTCTAAATTCAGAGTTCCTTTTCTCCACGTTGTGAGCATGAGCTAccaaaaaaaccacaaaaattaccttaattaaaacacaaagtCTCAAATCTATGGCAAATctgtatacatacatatatatacatagaaATATTTCTATGTGTGTGTATGCTAGCTGGGATAATTACCAGAGAGATGGCAAGAGATGAACACCATAGGAATGCCTTTGTAGTTAAGGTGGATTCCCACAGCGCCTTTCTTTCTCCTAAGTAATCCTCCAAAACCTCCTAACGATCGCTTATCCCTCTTCAATTCTGCGTCAAAAATATTTGGGAGAGAAATATTAGATAAAACTGAAGCAAATGCAGTCTTGGCAAAATTAATGAACTCGAACGCGAGTTTAGAGTTCATGATCGTTTCATGTCTTACCTCTGATGAACAAATCAGAGTCCTTTGTCCCAAACACGTAGAGGTGAATAGATTGCATGATGGCTTTTCCTAACAAGCTTCATTATTCCACACAGAACAAGGAGAAACGTAATTAATTAAGGTCGAgattagtaattaattataatgATCATTTGATTACAAACTTCCATTTTCTCACTaatacaaaaaccctaattacgAACTGCAAATAAATA includes:
- the LOC126632308 gene encoding type IV inositol polyphosphate 5-phosphatase 11 isoform X1; amino-acid sequence: MGLLRRKTMDSQGATTSHEGIKTVRVDNRCDFSSYSDLCVSVVTWNMNGQVCYEDLAELVGNSRKSDLLVVGLQEVPRKNISRLLKAALLDSHILLGKAIMQSIHLYVFGTKDSDLFIRELKRDKRSLGGFGGLLRRKKGAVGIHLNYKGIPMVFISCHLSAHAHNVEKRNSEFRNVSESLFFEKLNPYAKPPQITVWLGDLNYRIQGIDSYPARNLINNDLQRLLTCNDQLLQEAGRGQIFEGYSEGTLTFKPTYKYDIGSSNYDTSYKVRVPSWTDRILFKTQDSDEIKATLHSYWSMDDIHSSDHKPVKAHICLKLSKPL
- the LOC126632308 gene encoding type IV inositol polyphosphate 5-phosphatase 11 isoform X2; this translates as MGLLRRKTMDSQGATTSHEGIKTVRVDNRCDFSSYSDLCVSVVTWNMNGQVCYEDLAELVGNSRKSDLLVVGLQEVPRKNISRLLKAALLDSHILLGKAIMQSIHLYVFGTKDSDLFIRELKRDKRSLGGFGGLLRRKKGAVGIHLNYKGIPMVFISCHLSAHAHNVEKRNSEFRNVSESLFFEKLNPYAKPPQITVWLGDLNYRIQGIDSYPARNLINNDLQRLLTCNDQLLQEAGRGQIFEGYSEGTLTFKPTYKYDIGSSNYDTSYKSSPTDLFR